In the Raineyella fluvialis genome, CCGCTCGGAGCGACGTACGACGGGGCCGGGGTCAATTTCGCCCTGTTCTCGCAGGTCGCCGAGCCGGGCAACGTCGAGTTGTGCCTCATCGACGACAAGGGCGAGGAGACCCGGATCCCGATGGCGGAGTCCGATGGCTTCGTCCATCACGTCTACATTCCCGGCATCCAGCCCGGGCAGCTCTACGGCTACCGCGTGCACGGACCGTACGATCCGGCGCAGGGCAACCGGTGCAACCCCGGCAAACTGCTCCTGGATCCGTACGCGAAGGCGATCGTGGGCCAGATCGACGGGGACGAATCACTCTTCTCCTATCGCTTCGACGATCCCGAGGCGTTCAACGACGACGACTCGCTGGGCCATACCATGCTGTCGGTGGTCGTCAACCCGTTCTTCGACTGGGGTAACGATCGCCACCCGAAGACCGAGTACCACGACTCCGTCATCTACGAGGCCCACGTCAAGGGCCTGACACAGACCCACCCCGACATCCCCGAGGAGATCCGCGGCACGTACGCCGCCATCGCCCACCCGGTGATGATCGACCACCTGACATCCCTCGGCGTCACGGCGATCGAGCTCATGCCGGTCCACCAGTTCGTCCAGGACCCCCATCTCAACGCCAAGGGCCTGTCCAACTACTGGGGCTACAACACCATCGGGTTCTTCGCCCCGCACAACGCCTACTCCGCGACCGGGCAGAACGGCCAGCAGGTCCAGGAGTTCAAGGCCATGGTGCGATCCCTGCACGAGGCGAACATCGAGGTCATCCTTGACGTCGTCTACAACCACACCGCCGAGGGCAACCACCTCGGTCCGACGCTGTGCTTCCGCGGCATCGACAACAAGAACTACTACCGCCTCGTCGACGACGACATGGCGTACTACTTCGACACCACGGGCACCGGCAACAGTCTGCTGATGCGTCAGCCGCACGTCTTGCAGCTGATCATGGACTCGCTGCGTTACTGGGTCACCGAGATGCATGTGGACGGGTTCCGCTTCGATCTGGCCTCGTCGCTGGCGAGGCAGTTCCACGAGGTCTCGCGCCTGTCCGCCTTCTTCGACCTGGTCCAGCAGGACCCGATCGTCAGCCAGGTGAAGCTGATCGCCGAGCCCTGGGACGTCGGCGACGGCGGCTACCAGGTGGGCAACTTCCCACCCCTGTGG is a window encoding:
- the glgX gene encoding glycogen debranching protein GlgX, with protein sequence MQVWPGHSYPLGATYDGAGVNFALFSQVAEPGNVELCLIDDKGEETRIPMAESDGFVHHVYIPGIQPGQLYGYRVHGPYDPAQGNRCNPGKLLLDPYAKAIVGQIDGDESLFSYRFDDPEAFNDDDSLGHTMLSVVVNPFFDWGNDRHPKTEYHDSVIYEAHVKGLTQTHPDIPEEIRGTYAAIAHPVMIDHLTSLGVTAIELMPVHQFVQDPHLNAKGLSNYWGYNTIGFFAPHNAYSATGQNGQQVQEFKAMVRSLHEANIEVILDVVYNHTAEGNHLGPTLCFRGIDNKNYYRLVDDDMAYYFDTTGTGNSLLMRQPHVLQLIMDSLRYWVTEMHVDGFRFDLASSLARQFHEVSRLSAFFDLVQQDPIVSQVKLIAEPWDVGDGGYQVGNFPPLWTEWNGKYRDTVRDFWRGEPATLAEFASRITGSSDLYEHSGRKPIASINFVVAHDGFTLRDLVSYNEKHNEANGEGGADGESHNRSWNCGAEGETDDAAIIALRARQERNFLTTLLLSQGVPMIAHGDELGRTQGGNNNVYCQDNETAWVDWSLGDTQKELLTFARRVVALRRDHVVFHRRRFLGGGDGRVAEGALGEIAWYQPTGEHMADEDWVKAHARSVMVFLNGEAIAEPDTRGEKVVDDSFLVAFNAHDDKIAFTLPEGHREGWVMELDTGRDRTGLAVSVDDLPTMVPGDEFSVAARSVVVLRRPRDAAA